The Helicobacter canis genomic sequence AATATCATTAAAGCTGTGCGTGAGAGCGTGGCGAATAATGACCTACCTAAAGCACAAGAAGCCTTTAAAATCGCCAATAAAGAACTTCATAAATTTGTCAGCAAAGGCATTGTGAAGAAAAACACCGCCGCACGCAAAGTCAGCCGCCTAAACGCTGCTGTAAAAAAGCTCGCCCAATCTGCTTAATCTCCTAGCTTTTGCTAGGCTCTCTCAAGGGTTACAAATTTTATGCTTAGTGATACACTGCGTCCCATTATCGCGCGTTATGATGAAATTAGCGATCTGCTCTCTCGCCCCGAGATAGTAGCAGATGTCAAGCAGCTAACTACCCTTAGCAAAGAGCAAAGCCAAATCCAAGAAATCACGCAGCAAGCGAGAATCTATCTCTCTACCCTAGAATCCATACAAGAAAACAAGCTACTTTTAGAAGACAAAGAGCTAAGTGAGCTTGCTAAAGAAGAGCTAAAATCTCTAGAATCCACTAAAACAGAGCTAGAAGAGCACTTGCGAGTGCTGCTAATCCCCAAAGACCCAAATGATGATAAAAATATTTATCTCGAGCTGCGAGCAGGCACAGGGGGCGATGAGGCGGGGATTTTTGTGGGGGATTTGTTTCGCGCATATTGCCGCTATGCTGATACAAAGGGCTGGAAGGTGGAGATTATAAGCTCAAGTGAAAATGATGTAGGCGGATACAAGGAGATCATCGCGCTTGTGAAGGGGGCTAGCGTGTTTTCTAAGCTTAAATTTGAGGGTGGCACGCATCGTGTCCAGCGTGTCCCTCAAACTGAATCTCAAGGTAGAATCCACACTTCTGCTATCACCGTGGCGATTATGCCAGAAGTCGATGATGTAGAAATCACCATTAACCCAAATGACTTACGCATAGAAGTCTTCCGCGCGGGCGGGCACGGCGGACAATGTGTCAATACCACGGATTCTGCGGTGCGTATCACGCATATCCCCACAGGCATTAGCGTATCTATGCAAGATGAAAAGTCCCAG encodes the following:
- the rpsT gene encoding 30S ribosomal protein S20; this encodes MANHKSAEKRIRQTERRTERNRYYRTRIKNIIKAVRESVANNDLPKAQEAFKIANKELHKFVSKGIVKKNTAARKVSRLNAAVKKLAQSA
- the prfA gene encoding peptide chain release factor 1, which gives rise to MLSDTLRPIIARYDEISDLLSRPEIVADVKQLTTLSKEQSQIQEITQQARIYLSTLESIQENKLLLEDKELSELAKEELKSLESTKTELEEHLRVLLIPKDPNDDKNIYLELRAGTGGDEAGIFVGDLFRAYCRYADTKGWKVEIISSSENDVGGYKEIIALVKGASVFSKLKFEGGTHRVQRVPQTESQGRIHTSAITVAIMPEVDDVEITINPNDLRIEVFRAGGHGGQCVNTTDSAVRITHIPTGISVSMQDEKSQHKNKDKAMKILKARIYEAQLAEQMAQNSQARKDQVGSGDRSERIRTYNYPQNRLTDHRINTTLYSLEEIMLSGNLDSIIDLLIAHAQSLALSAQE